The sequence ACCATTAAAATCAAATATATATATACCCTAAATAATTCGAGTTGCAGGAAAGCGGCAAGGGAAGGACAAATTCATCGGGAACGAATTTGACCAGCGAACGGCTGGCCTCCGGTGAGAGACAGGATGTCTCTCATTTAATCCCGATGAGCTTACACAGGTAAATGATTCGGGTGACTGACAAATCTGCCTGGAGCAGATTTGAACGCTGCTTGCAGCGGCCCCAACGGGGCGAGGCCCAGGGAGGGGCCGAGTAATGCAGCCAACGCATCTGCAGCTTGAAGTATGACGGGTATATTAATAAATCTAAATGGAGGACACATTATGCCGCAGATTTTTACGCTCACCCTTGCCCCTTCTCTGGATTGCGCCACAACCACGCCTAGAATTTACCCTGAAGGAAAACTACGCTGCACGGCTCCGGTGTTCGAACCCGGAGGCGGCGGCATTAATGTTGCCCGGGCCGTTGTCCATCTGGGGGGAGAAGCCCGGGCAATTTTTCCGATTGGCGGTCCTACCGGCGAGCACCTGGCCGAGTTGCTCGAACAGGAAGGCGTCGCCACCGAAACGCTGCACACGCAGGACTGGACGCGGCAGAACCTGCACGTTCACGCCGATAATAGCGCTGAACAGTTCCGTTTTGTGATGCCCGGCGCCAGGCTGGCGGCAAGCGAGTTCAACCAGTTGGCCGAACTGATATTGAAGATCCCCGCGGGTTCGCTATTGGTCATCAGCGGCAGCCTGCCGCCCGGTTGCGACGTCGAGAAGCTGGCCCATCTGGTGAAACAGGCCCAGGGCGGCGGGTTAAGCTGTATCGTCGATAGCTCCGGCGCCGCACTGCAAGCCTGCCTGCAACTGGGGGGACTGGCGCTGGTGAAACCTAATCAGAATGAGCTGTCGGCCCTGATTGGACACCCGCTGGAAAGCCCGGATGACGTCTATAACGCGGCGGCTGAACTGGTGCGCAACGGCGCGGCTGAGCGAGTGGTGGTGTCGCTGGGTCCACAGGGAGCATTGGCAATCGACCGTAAAGACTGCATCCAGGCCGTTCCGCCGCCGGTGAAGAAAATGAGCACCGTCGGCGCGGGGGACAGCATGGTCGGCGCCATGGCATTAAAGCTGGCTGCCGGCGCCGGACTGGGCGATATGGTGCGCTATGGCGTCGCCGCCGGGACAGCGGCGACGCTGAACCAAGGCACGCGTCTGTGCGCGAAAGACGATACGCAGCGCCTGTATGAGTATATTTGCCAGAGTAAGGCATTATCCGCGTAAATGGGGTTGATGCTGCCGGGGCTGAACGGTAAATATTTCAGCCCCCGTTAACGCCTTATGACGAGAGCAAAAAGCGATCAAGATGCCGGCGCAACTGCTCATTCTCTTTCTTGAGTTCGTCGATTCTATCCAGCAAGGTCAGCGTCATTGCAATGCCCGACCAGTCCAGATCCAGCTCGGCCTGTAGCCGCCGTGCGCGGCGCAGGCAGCTCACCGCATCATAATCAAAAACCCAGCGTGGTTTATCCGGCTCCAACGGCGCAATAACGCCCAGCCCGACGACTTCAATCAGCTCGTCCTGAGAGATATTTACTGACTGACACAGTTCCACCACGGTAAATGTCATTTCTGCAGCCATCATATTTACTCCCATCCATCCCGAGGATTAAACGCAGCCTGCTCGGCCAACTGTTTCCACAGGGCGCTGGCCTTTTCATCCGGTTTCGGGGGCATAACCACTTTCAGGGTGGCGTACATATCGCCCTCCCCTTTCTTGCCGACCAACCCTTTACCCTTAATCCGCAACCGCTTGCCACTCTGGCTGCCGGGCGGCACCGTCAGCGCAATCTTGCCCGTCAGGGTCGGCACTTCGATAGTGGCGCCCAATGCAGCTTCCCAGGGAGCCAGCGGCACCACGATATGCAGGTCGTGACCGTCAATATCAAACAGCGGATGCGGAGCAATGCGGATAATCAGAAATAAATCACCGTTCGGCCCGCCGCCGACGCCGGCGCTCCCCTGTCCTTTCAAACGGATACGTTCGCCATTTCCGACGCCCGCCGGAATTTTCACATTCAACGTTTTGGTTATTTCTTTCGTCTGGCGACCCAGCTCGTCATAAACCGGCAAACGATAGGAAATCGGTCGCGTTTGCTCGACCAGCGTCTCCTCTAAAAACAGGGGCACTTCCATTTCGAAATCCTGGCCGCGACCGCGGTGGGGAGCATGCGCGGAAGCTCGCTGTCCCGCTCCGGCGCGAGCGCCAAAAATGGCTTCAAAGAAATCGGAAAAATCATGCGTGCCGCCTGGCGAAGAACCCTGCCAGGCCTGCTCGCGACCGCCATAGTTCGGCGGCGGTTCGGAAAAGCGGGGATCGTTGCGGTGCAGCCTAAGCTCATCGTATTCGGCGCGGCGCTCGCTGTCTTTCAGCACCTCATAGGCTTCGGCAACTTCCTTGAACTTGCTTTCCGCATTCTGTTCCGAGCTGACATCGGGGTGATATTTACGCGCCAGCCTGCGATAGGCCGTTTTGATCGTTTTCAGATCGGCGGACGGGTCTACTTCCAATGCAGCATAGTAATCTTTAAATTCCATGCGATAATACCCTCAATTCAATGGGTTATGCGATAGAAATCATTTTTATCTATTCGATATGCTACTTATTCTGTATGTTGTTAACTTCGATCATACACTTTTGATAAAGCGTCTACCTCCCTTAAAGACATAGACAATCAGCCGATATGCAGAAAGAGATAGCGTTGCGAGCTTGAGGATATTGCCCGGCAAAGCCGGGCATGGCGATTAAAGCAATACGATCAGAAGTTGTAGGTTACGCTGGCGTGGTAGGCGCGGCCCGGTTCGTTGTAGGTCGATGCGCCCTCGTTTTCACGATAAACACGTTTATCCAGCAGATTGCTGACGCCCGCGTTAAGCCGCACGTTTTTCGTCACGTTATAGTTCACGTCAAATCCCACCACGGAGTAGGCGCCGATTTCTTTGTCGGACAGGTTGCTGACATCGCTGACGGTTTCCGCATTCTGGCGCGGTTTCTGGCGGCCGTACATGGTCCAGGCCACGTTGGCGGAAAGATCTTCGGTTACCTGCCAGTCCAGCATGGTGTTAACGGTATATTTGGGGATCACCGACAGCGGGTTGCCGGTGTCTTTATTTTTGGATTCGATCATATAGGTGGCGTTAGTGCGCCAGTTCAGCGTATCACGCAGCACCGGCACCGTCAGATTGGCTTCCAGCCCTTCCACCACCGCCTTGCCGCCGTTTTCCCATTGCAGGACGTTACCAGTACCTTCAGAGGTATATGTATTACCGATGACCTCCGTACCGGAGACGATCTTGTTTTTATAATCGTTGCGAAAATAGGTGATACCAGCATCATATCCATTGTTGCTAAATGACAGGCCGATTTCCTTGTTGACGCTGATTTCCGGCTTCAGATCGTCATTGCCAATCAGATAACATCTTGATAAGCCGATCGGGCAGCCGTTACCACGCGTCGCCAGCAAATATCCTTCCGTGGACTGATACAGGTTAGGCGCCTTGAATACCCTAGCGATCCCCGCTTTCAGCTTGAAGTAGTCGCCCAGTTCCTGGGATGCGTTCAGGCTGGGACTCCAGTTGCTGCCGAATTTGTTGTGATAGTCGAGGCGCAGGCCGGGAATGATATTGGTGCCCGGAGCCGCCTCGATATTATCCTCGAAATAGAGCGCGCTCAGTTCTGCGCTGTTTTTGGATTTACGCGTACTCGGATCCCCTGATACGCCGCCTATATTCGCGGGATTACCAATTTCATCCACTACGCTGGTAGCCTGTATCGATGCCGGATCGTTCAGCTCTTCGCGATTCCACTCGGCACCAAAGGTGGCGGTCTGTTCCGCCAGCAGATGGAACGGAATATTTAATTCGCCGTTGGCCTTATAGTTTTCCAGCCGACTGGTCTTATATTCGGAACCATCGTTAATCATCCCCTCGACTCGGCCCGTCGTTCCTTCCGGTAGCCGCGTATTATTGGTCTTCTCATAGTAGAGGCCCAGACGCGACTGGCCCCAATCCCAAATGCCGTTATGGGTAACGCCGTAGGTCTGGCGATACATACGGTTGGTTTCCTGACCGTACAGTGACTCCACCAAGCCGTTGGGAGAGATGTTGCCGTTACTGAGCTGGGTATCCCCGGCGTAGATATTACCCTGACGGCTGTAGCCATATTCAAAGTCCAGGATTTGCTGAGGATTGATCTTCCATGACAGCAGCGTATTGATATCCTTGTTGCGCACCCCTTCGCGTCCGGCGGCGTAGGAACCGTTCTGCGCATTATTGATATCATCGGCGTCGGCGTCGGTTCTATTGATATTGCCGTACAGGCGCATGGTCAGCACATCGTCGATCAGCGGACCGCTCAGGCTGAAGTTGGCGCGCCGGGTATCGCCTTCTTTCGAGTCTTCCGGCTGGTTGGTGTACAGGGAAAGCGAGCCGTGCCAGTCGTTGGTGGGGCGTTTGGTAATGATATTCACCACGCCGCCGGCGGCGCCGGAACCGTAGCGCGCGGCGGCCGGGCCGCGCAGCACTTCAATGCGCTCCACCATTTCCACCGGCACCCAGTTGGTATCGCCGCGAGTGTCGCGTTCGCCGCGCCAGCCATAGCGTACGGAATTGCGCGAAGTGACCGGCTTGCCGTCGATCAGGATCAGGGTATTTTCCGGCCCCATGCCGCGAATATCGATCTGGCGGTTATTACCGCGCTGGCCGGTGGCGCTATTGCCGGTCAGGTTGACGCCGGGCATTTTGCGGATAAGATCCGACAGGTCGTTAACCGGCGGCTGTTTTTCGATATCTTCTTTGGTGATAATGGAGACACCCGGCTGCTGCTTCAGCGCTTCCTCGGCCGTTGCCTGCACAACCATGACGTCTTCCTGCTGCGTCTCTTCCGCCGCGTAGGCATGGCTGCCCAAAATACCTGCCAATAGTACGGCCAATGGTCGCTTAATGTAATTAGTTGTTACGCTCATTAAAGTTATCCCCATTTATGTACACCATTGTAAGCGAACAC comes from Brenneria nigrifluens DSM 30175 = ATCC 13028 and encodes:
- a CDS encoding TonB-dependent siderophore receptor, yielding MSVTTNYIKRPLAVLLAGILGSHAYAAEETQQEDVMVVQATAEEALKQQPGVSIITKEDIEKQPPVNDLSDLIRKMPGVNLTGNSATGQRGNNRQIDIRGMGPENTLILIDGKPVTSRNSVRYGWRGERDTRGDTNWVPVEMVERIEVLRGPAAARYGSGAAGGVVNIITKRPTNDWHGSLSLYTNQPEDSKEGDTRRANFSLSGPLIDDVLTMRLYGNINRTDADADDINNAQNGSYAAGREGVRNKDINTLLSWKINPQQILDFEYGYSRQGNIYAGDTQLSNGNISPNGLVESLYGQETNRMYRQTYGVTHNGIWDWGQSRLGLYYEKTNNTRLPEGTTGRVEGMINDGSEYKTSRLENYKANGELNIPFHLLAEQTATFGAEWNREELNDPASIQATSVVDEIGNPANIGGVSGDPSTRKSKNSAELSALYFEDNIEAAPGTNIIPGLRLDYHNKFGSNWSPSLNASQELGDYFKLKAGIARVFKAPNLYQSTEGYLLATRGNGCPIGLSRCYLIGNDDLKPEISVNKEIGLSFSNNGYDAGITYFRNDYKNKIVSGTEVIGNTYTSEGTGNVLQWENGGKAVVEGLEANLTVPVLRDTLNWRTNATYMIESKNKDTGNPLSVIPKYTVNTMLDWQVTEDLSANVAWTMYGRQKPRQNAETVSDVSNLSDKEIGAYSVVGFDVNYNVTKNVRLNAGVSNLLDKRVYRENEGASTYNEPGRAYHASVTYNF
- the pfkB gene encoding 6-phosphofructokinase II; the encoded protein is MPQIFTLTLAPSLDCATTTPRIYPEGKLRCTAPVFEPGGGGINVARAVVHLGGEARAIFPIGGPTGEHLAELLEQEGVATETLHTQDWTRQNLHVHADNSAEQFRFVMPGARLAASEFNQLAELILKIPAGSLLVISGSLPPGCDVEKLAHLVKQAQGGGLSCIVDSSGAALQACLQLGGLALVKPNQNELSALIGHPLESPDDVYNAAAELVRNGAAERVVVSLGPQGALAIDRKDCIQAVPPPVKKMSTVGAGDSMVGAMALKLAAGAGLGDMVRYGVAAGTAATLNQGTRLCAKDDTQRLYEYICQSKALSA
- the cbpA gene encoding curved DNA-binding protein codes for the protein MEFKDYYAALEVDPSADLKTIKTAYRRLARKYHPDVSSEQNAESKFKEVAEAYEVLKDSERRAEYDELRLHRNDPRFSEPPPNYGGREQAWQGSSPGGTHDFSDFFEAIFGARAGAGQRASAHAPHRGRGQDFEMEVPLFLEETLVEQTRPISYRLPVYDELGRQTKEITKTLNVKIPAGVGNGERIRLKGQGSAGVGGGPNGDLFLIIRIAPHPLFDIDGHDLHIVVPLAPWEAALGATIEVPTLTGKIALTVPPGSQSGKRLRIKGKGLVGKKGEGDMYATLKVVMPPKPDEKASALWKQLAEQAAFNPRDGWE
- a CDS encoding chaperone modulator CbpM, translated to MMAAEMTFTVVELCQSVNISQDELIEVVGLGVIAPLEPDKPRWVFDYDAVSCLRRARRLQAELDLDWSGIAMTLTLLDRIDELKKENEQLRRHLDRFLLSS